The following coding sequences are from one Parabacteroides pacaensis window:
- a CDS encoding S8 family peptidase, whose amino-acid sequence MCKVKSTRYTRYGMVILSFLVFSLSATENYKFRLYLKDKGPVPYSLEQPDKFLSPAAIDRRNKYGIALSETDLPLSPEYLDRIAATGATIITQSKWFKTIVVDTPDSTLSEQLGKLSFVDSIKWVWKGNNEAEMPDPADTSRFATLEKPAENLYGYATQQIHLHNGEQLHKAGFYGEGMKVAVIDAGFMNVDRIEAFDSVKIRGTHNFVFPGKSVYYWDDHGTKVLSCLAAQLPYVMIGTAPHAEYWLLKSEDSRSEFPVEEDYWVAAVEYADSVGIDVITSSLGYFSFDNEQMEYGKDALNGKTALISQAANMAANKGILLFCSAGNEGNGDWEKITFPADASAIVTVGAITKDKHRSAFSSKGFTSDLRIKPDVVALGSGCCVLDSTGCIRYANGTSFATPILAGLAVCLWQALPQLTNNNMVKLLQQTAHQHKQPDVELGYGIPDVYKAYKLQRKHVCLY is encoded by the coding sequence AAGTAAAGAGTACTAGATATACCCGATACGGAATGGTAATTTTATCCTTCCTGGTATTTTCTTTGTCGGCTACTGAAAATTATAAATTCAGATTATATCTTAAGGATAAAGGACCTGTTCCATATTCTTTGGAACAACCGGATAAGTTTCTTTCTCCTGCCGCCATCGACCGGAGGAACAAATACGGAATAGCCCTTTCGGAAACCGATCTTCCTCTTTCGCCGGAATATCTGGATAGGATTGCCGCTACCGGAGCAACGATTATCACACAAAGCAAATGGTTTAAAACAATTGTTGTGGATACGCCCGACAGTACTTTGAGCGAACAACTGGGCAAACTAAGTTTCGTAGACTCCATAAAATGGGTATGGAAAGGCAATAACGAGGCCGAGATGCCCGATCCCGCCGATACTTCCAGATTTGCCACCCTGGAAAAACCGGCAGAAAATTTGTATGGATATGCAACACAACAGATCCATTTACATAATGGAGAACAGCTTCATAAAGCCGGATTTTACGGAGAAGGAATGAAAGTGGCGGTAATTGACGCAGGGTTTATGAATGTCGATAGAATAGAAGCATTCGACTCCGTAAAAATAAGAGGAACTCATAATTTTGTCTTCCCCGGTAAAAGTGTTTATTATTGGGATGATCATGGAACAAAAGTACTTTCCTGCTTAGCTGCCCAATTACCGTATGTGATGATAGGGACTGCCCCTCATGCGGAATACTGGTTATTGAAAAGCGAAGACAGCCGTTCGGAATTTCCCGTGGAAGAAGATTATTGGGTAGCCGCAGTGGAATATGCAGATAGCGTGGGAATAGATGTAATTACTTCTTCATTAGGATATTTCTCATTTGATAACGAACAAATGGAATATGGTAAAGATGCTTTGAATGGGAAAACAGCTCTTATTAGTCAAGCTGCCAATATGGCCGCAAACAAAGGTATCTTATTGTTTTGCTCTGCAGGAAATGAAGGAAACGGAGACTGGGAAAAAATAACTTTTCCGGCAGATGCATCCGCTATCGTTACGGTAGGTGCTATTACGAAAGACAAGCACCGGAGTGCATTCAGTTCGAAAGGCTTTACGTCCGACTTACGAATAAAGCCGGATGTAGTTGCTTTGGGGTCGGGATGTTGCGTGTTAGACTCGACAGGTTGCATCCGTTATGCCAACGGTACTTCTTTTGCAACACCTATCCTGGCGGGATTAGCGGTTTGTTTATGGCAAGCTCTTCCTCAGTTGACTAATAATAACATGGTTAAGTTACTCCAACAGACGGCACATCAACATAAACAACCGGACGTGGAACTGGGATACGGAATTCCTGATGTATATAAGGCCTATAAATTGCAACGGAAACATGTTTGCCTCTATTAA
- the xseA gene encoding exodeoxyribonuclease VII large subunit: protein MERKEYSLLELNGLVKSTIRNTFPDTCWVRAEMSDVRVNMSSGHCYLEFIEKNPVTGQTIAKAKASIWAKTFRMLKPYFESETGQTFTSGLKVLVKVSVDFHELYGFNLTILDIDPTYTLGDLIRRRMEIIRQLQEEGVYSLNKELKFPALPQRIAVITSPTAAGYEDFLNQLSHNKRGYVFYPKLFPAVMQGEKTEESIIDALDRIYLHTDKFDVVVIIRGGGATSDLNSFDSYSLACNCAQFPLPIITGIGHERDDTVIDLIAHTRAKTPTAVAEFLISSVEEAENRLLLLQQSCIELTKESLHEKQIFLQGIGLRLPALASRLLEKHQAGLRLIGQKFPGLVTNCMDRKCNELDTISLRIKGASNSLLNKKKNELQLTEQFIQMTSPEYILKRGYTLTIKNGKIIKHITEVSCGDEITTRFADGEVQSRIL, encoded by the coding sequence ATGGAACGGAAAGAATATTCATTGCTTGAGCTGAACGGATTGGTAAAAAGTACGATCCGGAACACGTTCCCCGATACTTGCTGGGTACGGGCGGAAATGAGCGATGTCCGGGTAAACATGTCTTCGGGACATTGCTACTTAGAGTTCATAGAAAAAAATCCGGTTACGGGACAAACCATTGCAAAAGCAAAGGCCTCTATCTGGGCAAAAACGTTCCGCATGCTAAAGCCTTATTTCGAAAGTGAAACGGGACAAACGTTTACTTCCGGCTTAAAAGTATTGGTAAAAGTTTCCGTAGATTTTCATGAATTGTACGGCTTCAATCTTACTATATTAGACATCGACCCTACTTATACCCTGGGAGACCTTATTCGCCGCAGAATGGAAATTATCCGTCAATTGCAAGAAGAAGGGGTTTATTCGCTGAATAAAGAATTGAAATTTCCCGCACTGCCTCAAAGAATAGCGGTTATCACCTCTCCTACCGCTGCCGGTTACGAGGATTTTCTGAATCAATTATCTCATAATAAACGCGGATATGTATTCTATCCGAAGTTATTTCCGGCTGTGATGCAAGGTGAAAAAACGGAAGAAAGTATTATCGATGCCTTAGACCGGATTTATCTTCATACCGACAAATTCGATGTGGTAGTAATTATCCGCGGCGGTGGGGCGACTTCCGATCTAAACTCGTTCGATTCTTATTCACTGGCTTGTAACTGTGCGCAATTTCCTTTACCTATCATTACAGGTATCGGACATGAAAGAGACGATACGGTGATCGACCTGATAGCTCATACTCGTGCCAAAACACCCACGGCTGTAGCTGAATTTTTAATCTCTTCGGTGGAAGAAGCAGAAAACAGGCTGTTGTTATTGCAGCAATCCTGTATTGAACTAACGAAAGAAAGTTTGCATGAGAAACAAATCTTCTTGCAAGGAATCGGATTAAGGTTGCCTGCGTTAGCCAGCCGGTTACTAGAAAAACATCAAGCTGGCCTCCGGCTGATCGGGCAAAAGTTTCCGGGCTTGGTAACCAATTGCATGGACCGGAAGTGCAATGAATTGGATACGATCTCTCTCCGCATCAAAGGAGCCTCGAATTCTTTGTTGAATAAAAAGAAAAACGAATTGCAGCTTACCGAACAGTTTATTCAAATGACCAGTCCGGAGTATATTCTAAAACGAGGATATACGTTAACAATTAAAAACGGAAAAATTATAAAACATATTACTGAAGTATCTTGCGGGGATGAAATCACCACCCGTTTTGCCGACGGGGAGGTTCAAAGCCGCATATTATAA
- the xseB gene encoding exodeoxyribonuclease VII small subunit: MAKKQETYNDAIEKLHLIVEEIERGDLDVDLLSEKVSEASRLVKLCKEKLFKADQEVKKILDNLEE; the protein is encoded by the coding sequence ATGGCTAAAAAACAGGAAACATACAACGATGCAATAGAAAAACTTCACTTAATCGTGGAGGAAATCGAACGTGGAGATTTAGACGTGGATTTACTTTCGGAGAAAGTCTCTGAAGCTTCCCGCCTGGTAAAGTTATGCAAAGAAAAACTTTTCAAAGCCGACCAAGAGGTAAAAAAGATACTGGATAACTTAGAGGAATAA
- a CDS encoding 2-C-methyl-D-erythritol 4-phosphate cytidylyltransferase, translating into MKKYVIIVAGGKGLRMGKELPKQFLLLKDKPILMHTINRFIAYDPDISVILVLPEAHQPYWKELCRKYQFSLSYQLANGGETRFHSVQNGLKLVTQDGWVAVHDGVRPFVSQETISACFTEAAVSGAAIPILPVIETLRERIGDSSRTVNRDDYCTVQTPQVFHAELLKEAYRQPYVPIFTDDASVVENLGYPVSLIEGNKENIKITTPFDLQIGEILCKNVGS; encoded by the coding sequence ATGAAGAAATATGTTATTATAGTAGCCGGGGGAAAAGGATTACGCATGGGAAAAGAGTTACCGAAACAATTCCTTTTGTTAAAGGATAAGCCGATCCTGATGCACACTATAAACAGATTTATAGCGTATGATCCCGATATATCCGTTATTCTGGTATTACCTGAAGCACATCAGCCTTATTGGAAGGAATTATGCCGGAAATATCAGTTCTCTCTTTCTTACCAATTGGCTAACGGGGGAGAAACCCGGTTCCATTCCGTACAAAACGGGTTAAAACTGGTTACACAAGACGGATGGGTAGCCGTACACGACGGGGTGCGCCCTTTCGTCTCCCAAGAAACTATTTCAGCGTGTTTTACTGAAGCTGCCGTATCCGGAGCCGCTATTCCCATCCTTCCCGTAATAGAAACATTAAGGGAACGTATAGGTGATTCAAGCCGCACAGTAAACCGCGACGATTATTGCACGGTACAAACGCCTCAGGTTTTTCATGCGGAGTTATTAAAAGAGGCTTACCGGCAACCGTATGTTCCTATATTCACAGACGATGCTTCCGTGGTGGAAAACCTGGGGTATCCGGTTTCTCTCATAGAGGGAAATAAAGAAAATATAAAGATCACAACCCCCTTCGACCTTCAAATAGGAGAAATACTTTGCAAAAATGTTGGATCTTGA